In the Pirellulales bacterium genome, CCAGGTTGCCCGCAATATCGTAACGCACGGCCGCAGCAGCTTTCACTTGATTACCGACACAAACGGCTATCATCCTTTGTGGATGGTGGCGTGTGTGCTGGTTGCGTTTCTGTTCAGCCCGCTGAATCTTTCTCCCGATGCATTGCTGGGGGTGCTCTTTTTGGTGCAAATGGCGTTGCTGCTGGCGAGCTTTATCTATTTGGTTAAATTGCAACGTCTGCTCGGATATCCCGATCCGTTCATCTCTCTGGGCATCATTGCCATTATTTTTATCGGCAAGGGGACACTGTTTTTGCTGGAAAGCCATTTGGCTTTTCTCCTCCTGACTTGTGCGACGTATCACTACTGCCTGCTGTCGCGGGCGAACAAATCGGATGATGCGTCGCTGCGGCGCTTTGGCCTTATCGCGGGGCTGATGGTGCTCGCGCGACTCGATTTGGCTTTTGCCGCGGCGCTAATGATGGGGGGCCTGGCGTTGCGACTCTATCGGCAAGGTGACTTTCAACAGTCACTGAGGCAATGCGTGGTGCTCCTGATACCGGCAGCGATTCCAATCCTGGTTTATGTTGCACTCAATGCTTATTTTTTGGGCTCAGCGGTTCCCATCAGCGGGATAATAAAAAGCAGCTTTCCAATTCCCCATTTGCAGTTCGCCGGACAGGGAATTTACTTTAATGTCTTCTTTTCGCTGACGGCGATCATTGCCGTGTTCTTACTGGCGAAGCGCCCCATCCACGGGCCGGAGGCGGTACACGAAGCGTTTCTACTAGAATTATGCCTGTTTAACCTGGTGTATCTGGCGTATCTGTTTCTGTTCACGCACGCAGCGCCCTGGTATTTCCTGCAAACGTTTCTGCTCGTAGCGCTCTTTGCGGAATATGCTTGCGGACGGCTTTTGAATTGCCGCAAAGTCCCCCTTTTCGTCCTAGCGGCCTTGCTTGCGTTTGTGAACATCGCGATGGCTTATGGCCGCGCCTACAAAGGCTTATCCGTTGAGTTTGGTTTGCTGCAACAGAATCAAAGAGCAAATGACCGGCGCGAAACAGTGCGAGAGGTGATGCAGGCATTGCCACCGAAAGCGGCTTTGCTGTCGTTCGACATGCCAGGCGTGCTGGCCTGGTATTCAAATCTCCGCGTGTTCCCTGCGGACGGGCTGATGAACGACCCCGGCTATGACCGCGCTCTAATGCAACAGGGAGCGCAGCGTTATCTCTGTTCACATGGCATCGGGTACGTCTTTTCGCCCATTCCCACGGCCGCAACTGATTTTGCGGGCTACTTCGATATGACCGTCAAGCGCGCCGGTTACGAACTGACGATGTATGGGCCGCTTCCCAAGCAGCCAGCAGGTTCAATCGATTTGCCAGAGAAATCTCTGCTCGTGCGAGTACCAAACTTGCTTAATATCTATACGGATTATAAAGAGTTTGGTATCTGGAGCATTCCATGCCCCGACTTCTAACGACCGAACACATCCGCTTGCGGTGGTCGGTCGCTTCCAGGAGGCCTCGATCAAATTCCAAAGAGTCAGGCATGGGCCATCAGCAACCAGTGTACGCGACGCCGGACACCGCCGTCCTGCGGCAGATGTTGTTGGCCCTTGTCGCTGCTCATTGGCCGACGCGAATCCTGCCAGATCGATTGCGGACCTAATTCTCGCTCGACGCGGCGGATGCAAATTTGGCCGGCAGAGCGGCTCCATCCGCGCCGAGCCTGTGGATCTGTAATCCATAGTGCCCGTTCCACTCGACGCCAAATACAAGCATATTCCCCGCAGGGTTGAGTCCCATGCAGACGATCCGCTCATCTTTGCTCCCAATCGAAAGAAGCGCTGAGCGGGTTGGCAGATGCCAGAAGTGGACGGTCCCGTCAAGCTGCGAATGGCTTAGTAGCGTTTCGCCGTCGCTGGAGAATTGGACTTTGGTAATTCGGTCTTGATGGCCGATTAACTTGGCGAACGAAGCAACATTGTCCAAGTCCCAGATGAACACGATTCTGTCCACGCTGCCAGCCGCAAGATAGCGACCATTGGCGGATATTGTTGCGGGCAATACTCTTTCATTGAGACCCGGCAGCTTTAGGAAAGGCGGCGACGCAGGCGTCAAGCGAAGGAACGTCTTTTCCGCATTCTTACTATCCAACCAGAGATCGCCGCGTGTAGTGCGAAACTTGCCGAGGGTCCAATGCGATAATGGTTCGTCGCTCGCCACTTCATTCAGAGACTGATCCAAGAGAAATGGACCGGTCTTACCGCTGCGTATAATCAAGGACTCCGCATCAGGAGTGAATCCCGAGAGTCCATGATCTTCAGCGGAGGGTGACCGGTAGTCGTTTAGTATCCGCCCGCTGGCACAATCGCGCTCACGTACGGTGCGATCGCCTTCCAAACAGACCACCGTCGGTTTAAGCGGATTGAAAGCGACGGACACAGAATGGTTCTCGGTAGGTACGAAATTCCCAGCGGCTTCGGAAGTGTCTTCGGTCGACCACACGGGAGCGCTGCTAGCCGCATTGTACATGGTGATCTGTTGCGGGCGCGCCGTCGAACTGTCGACGACAGCCATCCAACGTCCACACGGCGAGAACTCAATACTTCGAGGCAGGTTCCCCAAGACGATGTCAAAGGGGTATCCAATAACGTGCTTTCCCCATAACCTGATGACCTGATCACTGCCGGCGGTGATGAGCCAGCGACCGTCCGGGGAAATGTCGACCGATGTGCCACGGCCGCTATGCGCATGGATACGCCGTCCAACGGGCCTTTCTTCATCTAGCACATTTTGAATTTCCCAGGCGTGCACATTGCCGTTGCGAAGAATCGCGGCCAACGTTTTCGTCTGAGGTGAATATCGAAGCGACCTTGGTTCGTCCTCTACCGCAAAGTCGGCGACCTTGACGCGCTCCCGCAGATCCCAAATCTGGATAGAGCCCAAAAAGTAATTGACCGCTAAGTAACCGGGGCCGACTGGGATATGGCAGATATTTCGAATGGCAGAGAAGGGTATGTGGTCAAATCGATTGATTTCCTTGAGCGTGGCGGTGTCCATAATAGACAGGCCGCCAGGTTTAATGGCTACTGCCAGCGATTCATCGTTGGGCAAATAAGCTAACGACTGGATCTCGATCGGATGCCCAGGATCACGTGCGACGGCTTCAGCTGACGCCGTCAGTGGATCCGACCGGAGGAGCTTGCCAGTTATAGGATCAACGATAGACACAACGGCATTCGTGCCACCCACGGCGAATTTCAGTTGGTCACCCAACCACGTGAGCGCAAACACCTGGCCATCGACAACCGGCTCGTCAAATATGATCGTACCGTCCACGACCCGATGTACGACGACCCGACCCTCATCACCAGCGACGGCCAACATTGAGCCATCGGCCGAGACTTCAGCAACGTTGACCTCATTCATATTGTCATTAAGTTCGTATTGCTTGGTCCAAGTAGAAGTATCCCACGCGATCACGCGCCCATCTTCTCCGGCCGAGAACAGCGTGTCGCCACCAGGTGCAAATCGAACGCTATGCACCCTACCGGCGTGACCAGGTAATGTGCGATCCTCTTCGTTCACTTGAGACCAAAGATACTCCCATTCGATACCCATCCGTGCAGGATTCTCGGCCAATGCCCGGCATTCTTCGAGTAACCGGCGAACTTCGCGACGGCCACCACGTGTGCGTGCTTCAACGGCGTGCTGAATACTGGCGGCATATTGATGCTGGCGCTCAATCGTCGCGGCGGCCTCAATTTGGTCAGCAGCAAATCCCCGGTCTCTCACCCAAGCACCAATCAGCCCGGCGACAAGAATCATGCTGGCCATTGCAATTGCCACTAATGCTGACTCCGAAGGGTTCCGCTTAACAAGCTTCCAGCTCCGCTCACACGCCGTCGGCAACCTGGCCTCGACCAGCTTGCCGGCAAGAAAATTCGCCAGATCGTCGCGAAAAGCCTGGGCCGAGGCGTAACGATTGTCCGGTGATTTTTCCAGGCAACGCATGATGATCGCGGTGAGGTCCTTGGGGACGCGATTACGAAAACCACGAATGGAAGGTGGCTCGTCGTAGATGATTCGCTGGCGCACTTGTTCAGAGTTTTCGCCCTCGAAAGGCCGCCGGCCGCAAACCAGCTCATAAAGCACGACCCCTAGTGAGAAAACGTCGGACCGTTCGTTGGCCTTTTGTCCCAGCGCCTGCTCGGGCGACATGTAGTAGTCTGTCCCGACAATGGCCTGGGTCGCGGACTCGGCGATGACGGCCGAAGCACGTACCCGCCGTGCTAAACCCAAATCAGTTATGACCGGCGCGTATCCGAATTCTCCGGCCTCCGCATTAGGCTTTAAGAGAATATTGCTGGGCTTGATGTCGCGATGAATCAAATCATTTGCATGAATGAATTGAATCGCCTCGGCGACCTCGCGCATGATGTCAGCGGCAAGTCGAGCCGGCACGTGCGATTGGGTCTTCATCCATTCATTCATCGCCGGACCGTCGATAAGCTCCAGCGCGATGTAGCATACCGAGCCGACCCAGCCGGATTTATAGACTTTGACGATTCCTGAATGATTAAGCGCCGCAGCCGCTTCGGGCTCCTTGACGAATCGCTTACTGGCGACCGGGTCATACATGACGTAGGGCCATGCCACCTTTAGCGCGACTTGGCGTCCCAAGACCGTATCCTCGGCACGGAAAACGACGCCGAACGTCCCCATACCGAGCAGACCTTGCAGACGGAAAGAGCCGAGCTTTGTCGGCATCCGGGCTAAGACGGCCGCGCCTACCGGAGTGGCGCTCCCCTCTGCGACGCGTACAAGCTGCGACAGCCATAGAAGCAGCGCGCGTGAGCCCTTGAGACCGGTTGCGCCATTACCGACCGGAGCCTTGCTGGGTTCATTAGCCGTCGAGTCGCCGTTATTCATCGTTCAAGTCTCCTGCGAAGGCGATTAAGCGCTCTCCGGCAGGATCGCGACACCGTATCATCGCTGCTATTGACTAACGACGCGATCGCGGCGAAGGGCAAGCTGTCGATATATCGCAGCTTGAGGATATATTGCTCGTGCGGCTTCAGACGCCGGAGCGCTGCGAATGCTCGGTCCCATTCGTCACGTTGCTCGATTGAATCGCCGCCCTCTTGTTTTGATCGATCATCATTGGACAGATTCCTTCTGAGCGCGACGGCCTGCCAAATCCGCCGTTTCTTGGCGTCGCTTGTCCGCCGCCGGTGACTTCGCATGCAGGTCATACGTTGCCAATGCAAAATCCCGCGTGCCCAGCGTTTGAACTCTCCGAAAGTCTCGCCTTTGAAATAAGGGAACTTCTTTCGGATCACAAGTAGAGTGTCCTGAATCAAATCGGACCCGCTGCGCGATGGACTCAGACCGCGAACTCTACGGCCGTCAAGCTCCTCGCGCAAACGCTCGGCAACCAGTACAAGGAGCTTGTCGAGTGCCGCCATCGATCCAGACCGGGCTTCGGCAGTCCAGCGGTCCGGCTCCGAAGTTCCGGTGGAATTCTCCGTTCCGATTGCCATAGCTGCACAACCCCTGAATAGCGGAACGGTCAAGAATTCAATGCCAAGAAGGCAACGCGTCGTATCGCATAATCGCTGCTGGCGCAACCCGCCACCCAATAGCATGACCGGCGCCGGCGGCGACTTCAACCGGAGCGGTTTGTCGCCAAAAAAAACTTCCGAAAACTCATGTCCGATACGTCGCTGATCGGCATCCCATGCCACAGGCACCGAGATTGGCAGCGGGAAATCCGGGCCCCAAGCCGATTCGCGCATCTTTTCTGGATTTTTAGCCAATTTCCTGTCCGATCCACGAGACCTCGGGCAGATAGGGAGTAGGGTCCGACGAGCCGGTTGGCTCTGACCCTGCGCCATCGTTCAACAACGGCCGCAATGGCACTTGGCGGTGCTAACTCCCGCCAGTCGTAGATGCTAATGCTCAGCGTGACCTACCTGAAAATAGGGCGAACCCAGATGAAGCCAACTCCTCATGCGCCGTTCCTGGCGATCATCGCTGCTGTGGCGATGATTCCATTCCTATCCGCCGATGCCCGTGCCGATGCGGTTTTCGCGTCGACGTATAGTGGCACCAACGACACGAATGGCTTCACGACTATTCGAGAATACTCGTCGGACGGCGTCACCATCAACTCGTCAGTGATATCGGGCATCCAAGACGTCTGTTACGGGATCACCGAATATGACGGAAAGATATTTATCGCCAACGGCCCAACGGGCACAATTAGTGAATACACAACTTCCGGGGCACTCATTAACGCCTCCCTCATCTCCGGCCTCAACTACCCCGTGGGTATGGTTGTGTCAGGCGGGAATCTGTATGTTGCCAACGCGGGCAGCGGCGTAATCGGCGAGTATTCGCTTTCGGGTTCCGCGATCAATGCTTCCTTGATCACGGGGTTAAACGGGCCGTGGGATTTGGCTACGTCAGGTGGTGACATTTATGTCGCGAACTCGGGCGCCGGTTCTGTCGGGGTCTATACGACGTCCGGTGCGGTTGTAAACGCGTCTCTGATCTCTGGGATCAATCGTCCTACGCAGGTCGCCGTGTCGGGGGGGAATATCTTCGTGTCCGATTTCAATGGCGGGCGCATCGGAGAATATTCAGCCTCGGGCGCTCACATTAATGATTACCTAACCGGAAACTCATACCCGGAAGGCATCGTTGCGACAGGAAGCAGCCTACTTGTGCCGTATGGTTATACAAGCGGTGTCACCGGTGTCTGGAACGTCAGCGCGTCAGGCAATGTCGGACAGGTGAACGCAATATTTGCACAGGGAGCTGGCTTCGCACTTGGCATTACCGTCGCTTCCGATGTAGAAGTTCCTGCGAACCTTGCCGGGCCCGATGACCCTGCCTACTTCACCGGCACCAAGACCGATCCAGGATCGTCCGGTCCGCCGAATACGTACAGTTATCAAAGCCTCGATATCACCACTGGCAGCGGCTACACGCTCGGGTCGAATGAAACGCTGAATCTGAATAACGGCGCTGGGACGTTAACCGTCGAGCAGGGCGCGGTGTTCGTCAGCAACGGCCTGGTCGAGGGCAGCATCTTGAATGAAGGGCTGGTCATCGTTCCGATCACGCAAACAGGTCTCATCAGCAATACCCACGGCGGCGTCGTCAACATCAGTCCTCCGGCACCGCCTTCACCGGGCCAGCCCGTCGTCATCACCAGCCCCGACCCGATTACGGTTAACCCCGGTACAAGCCTGGTGATTGGCAGCGGCGGGTTCGGCGGAGATGGAACCGTAGGGGGCGGAGGGAGCGGTGGTGGCAGCCCGGGCAACTATACGGTGACTACCCCGAACGTCGGCAACAGCGGCACCGTCAGTTGGGACGGCAAGCTGGAAGTTACCGGCAACTACTCGCAAACGTCGACAGGTGTATTGCGATTGTTCGTTGCCGGCCATGACCAGGGAACGACCTACAGCCTGCTGCAAGTCGACCAGCACATCAGCCTAAGCGGCACGCTGCAAGTCGTCCTTGAGCCCGACCTGTTTCACTTCCTGCCGGTCGCCGGCCAGACGTTCGACATGATCGTCGGACAACAAGGCATTTCGCTCGACGGGTCTCTCTCTCTCCAAACGCTGGTGACTTCCGCGGGCGCGGCAGAATTGCTCTCAGAGTATGGAGTGTCGATTGCGCCGTATTTGAGCCCGTACGCGGCCGACCCGAACAGCCTGTATGTTGTCAGCCCTGGATTGTTTACCTACGGCTTAGTCGACCGCGGCACGACGCTAGAACTGACTTTCACCGGTGTGCCTGAGCCATCCACGGCTGTTCTTTCCATCATGGGTGTAGTTGCGATTGCCGGAATGACTCGGCGAAACCGAAGTAGAGGAAGGCTATCGCATTAGTCGATTAAGGGCGCCATGCAAGAGCTGAACGCTGTTTAGTTGGTCGACTAACAGAACAATGTTCCAATCAACGCGATGGGCCGACTAATCGCCGGGCCGCATCTTTTCCCGCGTTGTCATTGAACTGTCACATTTCTCTGCTTGCGCCTGCGGCCGTTCTGCGTCAATGATGGCCTTAAGTGCAATGCCAACATTGACCACGACGTAACGCATGAACAGCCCCTTCGGTGCCAGTCCGCTATCGATTGCCAGAGAAGCCCAGCACATGGCGGGCAAGGCGGACGGCATCGACTGCAAAGCCTTCCAGAAAATGGCGCTCGTCACCCTCGGCGTCACCGCCGCCGCCGCGGCTTCGCAAGTCTTCCTTCAGCTCTGGAAAGAACTCCGCCGAAGGGATGAACGCGAGCATGGCCGATCGGGCGGCCGAGGCCGCTAGCCGA is a window encoding:
- a CDS encoding protein kinase codes for the protein MNNGDSTANEPSKAPVGNGATGLKGSRALLLWLSQLVRVAEGSATPVGAAVLARMPTKLGSFRLQGLLGMGTFGVVFRAEDTVLGRQVALKVAWPYVMYDPVASKRFVKEPEAAAALNHSGIVKVYKSGWVGSVCYIALELIDGPAMNEWMKTQSHVPARLAADIMREVAEAIQFIHANDLIHRDIKPSNILLKPNAEAGEFGYAPVITDLGLARRVRASAVIAESATQAIVGTDYYMSPEQALGQKANERSDVFSLGVVLYELVCGRRPFEGENSEQVRQRIIYDEPPSIRGFRNRVPKDLTAIIMRCLEKSPDNRYASAQAFRDDLANFLAGKLVEARLPTACERSWKLVKRNPSESALVAIAMASMILVAGLIGAWVRDRGFAADQIEAAATIERQHQYAASIQHAVEARTRGGRREVRRLLEECRALAENPARMGIEWEYLWSQVNEEDRTLPGHAGRVHSVRFAPGGDTLFSAGEDGRVIAWDTSTWTKQYELNDNMNEVNVAEVSADGSMLAVAGDEGRVVVHRVVDGTIIFDEPVVDGQVFALTWLGDQLKFAVGGTNAVVSIVDPITGKLLRSDPLTASAEAVARDPGHPIEIQSLAYLPNDESLAVAIKPGGLSIMDTATLKEINRFDHIPFSAIRNICHIPVGPGYLAVNYFLGSIQIWDLRERVKVADFAVEDEPRSLRYSPQTKTLAAILRNGNVHAWEIQNVLDEERPVGRRIHAHSGRGTSVDISPDGRWLITAGSDQVIRLWGKHVIGYPFDIVLGNLPRSIEFSPCGRWMAVVDSSTARPQQITMYNAASSAPVWSTEDTSEAAGNFVPTENHSVSVAFNPLKPTVVCLEGDRTVRERDCASGRILNDYRSPSAEDHGLSGFTPDAESLIIRSGKTGPFLLDQSLNEVASDEPLSHWTLGKFRTTRGDLWLDSKNAEKTFLRLTPASPPFLKLPGLNERVLPATISANGRYLAAGSVDRIVFIWDLDNVASFAKLIGHQDRITKVQFSSDGETLLSHSQLDGTVHFWHLPTRSALLSIGSKDERIVCMGLNPAGNMLVFGVEWNGHYGLQIHRLGADGAALPAKFASAASSEN
- a CDS encoding sigma-70 family RNA polymerase sigma factor yields the protein MAQGQSQPARRTLLPICPRSRGSDRKLAKNPEKMRESAWGPDFPLPISVPVAWDADQRRIGHEFSEVFFGDKPLRLKSPPAPVMLLGGGLRQQRLCDTTRCLLGIEFLTVPLFRGCAAMAIGTENSTGTSEPDRWTAEARSGSMAALDKLLVLVAERLREELDGRRVRGLSPSRSGSDLIQDTLLVIRKKFPYFKGETFGEFKRWARGILHWQRMTCMRSHRRRTSDAKKRRIWQAVALRRNLSNDDRSKQEGGDSIEQRDEWDRAFAALRRLKPHEQYILKLRYIDSLPFAAIASLVNSSDDTVSRSCRRALNRLRRRLER